The Gossypium hirsutum isolate 1008001.06 chromosome D06, Gossypium_hirsutum_v2.1, whole genome shotgun sequence genome contains the following window.
TTTAAGTGGACAACATACAACCAAAATACTTATAATTTACATAACCATAACCTATTTAGATGACACTTATTACTAAGCCAACATTAAAGAATAACTACCGAATGAATTGTCAGATAGCATGATCTTGAACAACGTtccaatcaataataaaagtccgACAACCTACaaagaaaaaaaccaaataaagtaTGCTTTCAaataaacttagtaagttcgtaaaatcaaatatatcatacctgtcaatttaaatataaatcgTACATAACAATGCAACTAATAGTTCCTTTATCATATTCCATTAATCAAACTACCCAAAATAGTTAAACCTGGATGATTCATATCATTAAAACACAATGTCAGATaatcatgaatcaaaatataagtTCATCGATATCGCATTCCATTTTTCCTTTTAACAGACAACTGTTTTTCTCGAAGAACAATATCAAATCAAGTTTGGATACACGAGAGGATAATGCTCATCTGAGCTAACATAAGGACATTAATTGATATgtggtgttgctcacacaagcttcagTGGACCTacaacacatgcaagacctcAGGTTGTTGAAACAGTATCCATCATCGGTGCATAATACCTTCTAAACAAAACATCGGCTCAAAGCCTGCTAAATATTCATTGGCTCAAAGCATGCTAAATATACACTGACACAAAGCCTGATACACTCTAAtcacatgccatttgtatcctaactattcacTATGTTCATAAGGGCTTATTCTGCTTTTTCTGAGACATTTCATACTTAACTTTATCTTACCGAATCATTACTCATCACAacattaaatttcatattatcaaacacgtaataaatttaaagaaaataatataataaatgtaATACAAACTTAACAAAATGCGATAGCTAACGACACGCGACGATGATTACTCGACGACTTTTTCCTTCCCCTATTTATCAACAAATTGGTCTGTTTCtttatctaaatataataatttaattcaattaactacTCTAAACATCTTAAGACACCAAAATTCATGCAATAAAACCTTTTATAacattttacacatttaccccaaatttcaccttttattcaatttagtccctagaacCAAAATTCTCACAATTATCATAAATCAACCCAAAACTCTCGTGCCAAATTCTATAGGGTCCCTATGCAACCCACTTTTACTATTTTATCACAAAAATGACATgtttttcaattttcacaacttagtccttaaactttaaaattaactaaaatcactttacaaaagtcctatttaactatcaaacttaataatctatcacaaaaattcaagaacaacaTAAATTCATCTATtgtaaaattctaaacatttaacaCTTTTACGAATTAATTCCAAGATTAGTTAGCTTAAGCcgattttgaaaacataaaaattactaaaaatgaattgaaaaaaaacataaatgcaTTAAATTAAGCTTGTTTGAATACTAAAGGAGTTTAGCAATGGTGGTTTAAATTTcctcaaaaaaaattgaagaagatgaaaaatatttgtatattaaGTTTATACTTATTAATTTAtgtaccattttaccctttaatactaaatgaaattttaaaacataccTTACCTAAACCATCCACTATAAGAACTTATTTTCTAATTACTAATTAAAACCTTCCATTCATGTGTTTATATCCATTTAACACATATAACTCAACAATGGCTtacttttgcatcttttacaattcagtcatttttacttaattaactatctaagcATTAAAAGTTTCTAACCAAATTTTAGTATAACACTTTAATAaccttataaataataaataaataataaaatactaactCACAAATCAGAACCGTGGTCTCAAACCACCATTTTCAACACCATTAAAAATGGGCTCTTACACTTATGCTAACTCATGCATGTATATTGTTTATACCGAAGCATAtcggtaggaaaattgatcacaCTATGAATCTGAAACCATTAAAAGTATAGTATGAATATGATACGTATGCATCAATATGAATGATTACTAAAGAATATCTATTATTGTATGAATATTTGATGAGGGTAGTATGTATAATTGGTATGGAATCTGATTTACTGTGTGTCTAGAACGAAAAAATTATATAGAAAAAATAGAGTACTAATTATCCAATAAAAGCAACGAAACTTCCGTGATCTAATTTAGTGTGTTGGgacaatttttgaaatttaagtcTTTAACATAAACAATCTTATGGTGCTGGAAATCTCCTTATAAAAACATTTTGCTTGAAATTACAGTATGGAAGTTCTCCAACAAAATTGTGGCTCGTTTTATAGCAAAAACTGCTCCCAGATATAAAAAATAACTTCAATATGTTGGAAAATATTGGACATGACAAGTCTGAGTTTCTTTTTCTAAAATGCatcttttttaaaaacattttgggcttctcattttaaaaattatcttgGGATTCTTGGGTTGTCTAAAAACTATCCTGGGTCATGGAAATTTTCACAGGAGCATTTCCCCCCTCTATTTTCAACCCAACCCTAACTCATGAAAAATTTCCAAAACTCGGGATAGTTTTTAGACACCTCGAGAATCTTGGGATGATTTTCAATTTCAACTGGTGCATTGTTTTTTTGTCCTATTCTTTCCCTCCCAGTTGCCGATATAAAGGGGGTTTTGTTCCCCCTACTCTATCAACTCTCTCAACCTtcatccctaaaccctaaaaaatatcTTCTAATTTTTTTGGCTAAGTGTTGAAATATTTGGATGAAAAGATTAATTTATGTTTGAGGGAGACTTTGTGATAGTTTTAAGGTTTGTTTTAGTTCACGATGAAGCGGTGGCGCTCGGGACCCCCATATTTCATCTGTAGTGTGGGGACTGAACCATCACCTTAGAAGCCCATTGCATTGCAACTTGGCCTCTAGTTCACATGGTTATATGGTCATGGGTTGAAGTATAATTAGGGTTCCTAGTTGGCGGAGGTTATGCGGTCACGTGTTGGTGTATAAATCTGGAGCCTAGTTGACGGTAGTATGCGGTCATAAGATGCTTTATAAACCCTATACATAAGTTTGTGAACATAATTATAACAGAAAACTAATGGTCTTTCTAGTATAATTAGCTTATTCTTTTTCTCCATATCGACCAAAGTAGTATCCTTAACCTCTCTATTTGAAACCTGCGACGGCGTTGAGGGCAAGTGGACTTTCATGGGGATGAGTGACTGTTTCGGTGGAGAAAAGCTAAAGGTCCTTTTGGGGCGAAAGTGATTGCTGTGATTAAAAACCCTTTAATAACTACAACTATTGTCAGCTAGACTCAAGTTTTACCTTTCTCCACCGCCACAGTCACTCCCCCTTAACAATTCTCTTGCATCCAACTCTTTTATATGTTTTGGACAATTAGGTCTACGATACTACTGGAAAACCCTTTATCTTTCCCTATGATTATGGTTTCAAACTTATGTATCGGGTTTATAAAGTATCCTCTTTAGGTATCATAAAACTTGAATTCATGAGCCCATAACCACTATCAACTGGGCTTCCTAGTTACACTCTAACCTGTGACTGCAAGATCATTGTCAACTAGGCTTCCTACTTATTCTTCAACCTATGATCATATAAGCACCATGAGCTCTGAGCTTGACTTGCAATGCGATGGGCTTCTAAGGTAATGATCCCATCTCGACCCGACagatgaaatgtgtgggtctccgaGCACTATTGCATCATCGTTAACTCAAATATACCTTTAAGCTATCACAATGTCTACCTCAAACACAAACGCAGTCGTCTCTTTATCTCTAAATTTCCAACCTTAAACTCTAAAAAAACCTTGAACCCTTAAAAAAAGGTCGAGGAAAGAGAAACTGAAAGCATGTGCAATAGGACACATTTTCATCTAACTTGGTAGGAAAATGCATCCAATAGGATGCGTTTTCAATTAAGTTGGCAGATAAGTGTATCCTACAAGGCGTGCTCGTATCCTCACacgttttctctttttctcttcaaaaatGACGTACTTCTCTAAATTCTTCAGAAACTGGCTCATTtccctaatttttaaatttgatattttcttcaaatttagtcagaaaatttaGTAGACTCGATTCCCTATAAATctatttagaatttattttctcaaTGCTCACTTCTCTCACATCAATCGATCTATTGTGACtagattaaaaatgaaaaaagataaAATCAATGCGATGTAAACCGATTTAGCCACATCTACCACTCACTTTCATTTTGATCAAAATCATTACACAATGATTTATCTATTTATTACTTAAATCGATGGGGTAAAATGTTGGAAATTGAAATTGATGTTGGTGAGTGTCTATAAAATGCAACATTGAATCGGTTTAAACTGTTGTTTCGAGAAATGCGTACTAGTTTAGTAATTAATCAAAAAttagattgaattttttttatgatatttgtATTGTTGGGTAAAAAAAAACACCGTCTCATTACATCACAAGTCATTCAAAATAGGCAGGAGAAAAAAGTGGTTTTGCTTATTACAGGAAAAAATATCTGTAATATTTTTCTGCAAagtttggaaaagaaaaaaatcatccaAACAGAAGACGTATTGAAACGCTTCCTATCCACTTTGCGCGTCTGCATTAGATGATGACAGAGGATGCCTCTCATAAACTCGAAGGTTGCCTCATTCTATCATtgccatctaaatattttttaaccgCATCTCTCATGTCCTTAAAACCATCCAAATTCCTTTCGAAGAACACCATCAGCTTCTTCAATTCCCTGTcttttatgtcatcttcaaatctttttatGGGGATCGCATTTGCAGGTTGCAAAGTGTAGGATTTAGGGTTATCATCAACAATCACAACTTGTTTGAGGTCTCTCCCGATCTTCGACAAGTCCTTAATAAATCTTCCTTGACCTAATTGCTTGCATGAATCTCTGTATAAACGGTGAGATATCAAGCCCTTGGGGTCTAGAATATCGAGCAGTAATGAGGCGTACGGCTCAAGCCCAGCGGTGAAAACCACCACCTCGTATTTCTTACTGATTGCTTCCAAGAATTCATCCACCCCGGGTCGTTTCAATACGTAGAAGTTCATCCTTAAACCATAAATGCTTGGtttaatcatgaaatcatatgttTTCGGAGGTGGGTCTGGACATGAATGAACTAGTGTCTCGTCCAAATCGAGAACGATGGTTCTCGTTTTGTATGAAGCTAACGGAGGAAGCAATCGGGTCCCATTTTCTTCTCTCAGTGCAAGAATGTTAGGTAGATCAACATCATCCTTGAATTCAAGTTGAAGTCTAGGGCTCAAATTGGTTTGGCATCCGACAGCCTCTTCTCGATGGAGGATAACAAAGCCTTTTCCTCGGCGTCTTGCACCCTCCAATTTGGAGAAAAACTCAATGAGGCGACAGTGGCATTTTTTAATGGActtttttatggaagaaattacagaaaaatattttcttttcaatataGATGATCTCTTACGTAGATGTTCACTGTTGTGAGGAAGTAATTGGCGGTGGTGCTGGTAATCGTAATTACTACCACGCATGATAGACTTTTTTTGCATCTTCTTTTCCATCTTCAATGTCATTTCTTGGTTTCGGGTATCGATTTGATGGTGATCGCTAACAATTATTGTGCAGAGAATTACCAAGAGAAAAAACATACAAAAAAGGAGTAAATCCCAAAATAAATTAGTGATGTTGGAATGTAAGAGTTGAGATTGGAGGGGGAGGAGACACAAAGGTTTTGAAGCAATGTTCGGTACAACAATGGTCCAGTTAGGTCGGAAGTACAAGCTGGATTTCCAAATCTTTcaccatattttcaaaataaGCTTATTTTTGGGATCCAAATCTTTTCCAACAATCAATATTAAACTAGTCTTAAACCTTTCAACGGTTTTGTTGGATAAGGTTGTCACCATACTAAAAGTTAAATAATGCATGACAGCAAAGGATTAGTTTTCTATCCCTTAACATAAGAAGTAACTTAACCCAAACATTAAGAGGCTTGAAcctgtaattattatttaagaaaataatttcgcACTTCCTAGTTTTCTGCAATGCGAAATTTCAGATTTCATAGAATATTGAAAGGCACAACGTTGGCTTAACACCATCTAAGTTGTGCTAATTATGGTAGGGTGGCAACAAGCGTGAATAATCTACTCTCTACGTCCCATTTTggttaacaatttcaaaatgttacGGTTTTATTACGAATAACAATTAAAGCAATATTATCAAAATGATCCCCTTCTTTATTCATAAtcatccatcttcaaatcttcatTAACATTATCACAACAATCATTCAAATTACCAATGGGAGACATTGAGTACCAACTAGTTTAGCCAATTATAGACCCTCTCTCTAGGGGTAAGCGTTCAGTCGAATGGAGTGAAAAAATTTCAAGATGccgaatcctattttatcattctaactcgatttgaattttttttcaaatccagTCAAGtcgaattgagtgaaattgttcgagttaaaataaaaaattaaacatgtcaaattaaaatcttgttacagtataactatTTCCATATTAGAGTACAtgaatttgaaaccatatatatttgaaaactttttcaaagcaaaaaaataaaaaaaaatactttagcatgataaacttgaataattaattaacttatttaggtcctccaaattattattctagaaaaattttcattttttaaatttctttatatactttttgaaatatttataattttttaaaatatataaattttgatttttataattatttttaattttaaacattattttgaattttagaaaattattttgtaatttttattgagaGAGAGGCCAATTTGCTTATGTTCACCTTGATAGGGAtcaaaagggtatttacaccaatcctgttattcaaattataaaattcaactcgattaaaactcaaaactcgaattatttatttgatttgactcaaataattcgaataactcgattcaattAACTGGAAATTAAAATTACTTTTCGAAtatttcgaatcgaatcaaattttgCTTACCCATATCTCTTGGCACTCTCTCAGCATTCAAACTACTTAGGTGCATTGGAAAATTGGGAGATAGGATAGCGAGGCTAAGGTAGTCTTCTTTATAGTTGTGCTACATGCTCAAATTTGAAGatttgttgaaaatttaaaaacaatttcatGTCCGAGCTTGTCTCTCCTTGgcccaaatatttattttattttaaaattaattacttatatatttataaccataaatatgaaaataataactcCAAATAACTTAACCATACAATAtggccatgtaacaccccaaaattttttaCTATACACGTGGCACTATTCCGATAACAAAAGTTaagattttagaaaatttaaaaaatttatcaaacaaaGAAATTCTTATAAAATAAAGTGATTTTAGATATTAGaattaatgaaaataatgttTGAAGTGAGAAAGTGatgaaaggactaaatcaaaattttcaaaaactttgaGGACTAAAGCCACTTTGATCAAAATATGAAAAGTGAGTTATTATTGATTTGTTGGCACAATAATAATTTGGAATATGAATTGGTATGGTAAAAATCACTTCgaggattaaataaaaaagatttgaaaataaagagattaaattttcaaatgttaATAATGACACTAAGCTCaaatatgtgttgaattgataatttcaattaattattaataaaatccaTACAAGGTAAAAACTTAAAAATGaccataaaaattaatgaataagtGAAAAATAATGAATCACCATCTTTTAGAATCATTAAATGGAAATGGATACGTGTATGATCTACAATCAATGATCACAAATATATAATCTGCTGCAAcattgaaatggaaatatgataaggCTGTGTGAGTAAAGAATTTCACCATGAGGTGTCTAATGACTTTCTATTATGAATTGATCTAATGTGATTCCTTTTAGGGAAATTTCATGATATACGAAATTATGAACGTAATAACCCAAAATTTCTGATTTATTATACACTATTATACCAAGGTATTTAATAGAATTTCGATTTGAGAAATTTATATTTTCGAtgagttaaataaattttaaatgattgaGAAGTCTTTAGCagacaattttaattaattggatTGTTATTGGTCTAATCAGATAAAAATATGAGTCtaggataaaattataattttaccatttggtTGTATTTTAGACATTTAgaacttataaaaaattaaatattagaatgtttatgaaattttggtggagttttttatttacattttaaatgataaaaaaacattttttgtCACATGTTAATAGCCCCTTTAACTTGTTGAACaaacaaataatattttatgttaaaaaatatgttaaaagatGGAAAATTATCATCATCATTCCTTCAAAAAATGGTCGGCCAAAGAGGAGAAAAATGCTTCTCAAACTCTCTCCATTTTTCTCTCATCTCTACACATTTCTCCCCACATTGTTagctatttttaaatatttccttGCAAAATCTCTTCACCAAAACCATTATTGAGCTACTCCACTCATCATCGCCATCAGCCAAGAAGTTAGATTTTGAACCCTAGAGAGAGAGCGCTTAATAGGAGTGAGAAAGGGGTTGTTTAATGTATGGGTTTTGAAGCTCCCATGCCATTCTTGCATAATTTCATGTTTATTGTAAGGTATGATGTTATTGAGCCATATTAATGGTTATTTTGAAACTTTGTGTGGTAAAATATATGGAAAATCTCTTAAAATATTTAtcttgaatttatattgatttttaattGACTTATTCTTATTAAATTGaacatgttaatttatattattgttcAAATGTTCATAAAAATGTGGGTTCAAACATGTTTGTAAAAGTTCGGACATGGCAATAGGAGACTTTTGTTACTAGTACTCTGGTACTTTTGTTATTAGTACTTTAGTACTTATGTTACTGGCACTTCAGTGCAATAGTACTTTGGTCTTCAGGCACTAGCACTACGATGCTTCTATTATTCGATGTGTTGGATGGATAGTCCTTAGTATCACCTCTATATTTTCTAGGCATGCTAAGGGATGAACTTATCTGGATTTTGATTCTACTAAACCAAAGTATGGATTATTAAAGATTCTAAAATCCAACTGATTCTATTTTTGTATGAGTAAATTCTTTGGACTATCtgatgttattatatatattctcttTATGAAACTAGACAATTCTCTATTTTCTTAATCGTTAAGAAGTTGCCAGTAACATTGGTTCTATATGATTTAAAAAATCTTGTTACAAATTCTAAACCACAATTTTAAAGGTaagtatattaattaatttcatattattttactaagctttattaataaaatattatgtatAATATTTGTAGTTAAGATAGGTTTGGGGAGAAGATGTTAGCATATGGAACCATGAGATTAAATGCACTAAGGCTAAAGTTGATCGAAGATGATAAGTGATAGTCAATACTCAAAGATTCAAACTTTGTAATTTGGACACATTAAGAATTCCAGCCCAAACACTTCTCAAAATTCGATCATATGTTAAGCTCTAAGACTTTGCTTTGGGTGCACTTTATGTTGTTAAAAAAAGGATTTGAAGCTctatacaaatattaaaataaaaaagagtttTGTGTGTTTTGACAATTCTGATGTATTTTCGTATTTGGACGGTATATCTTAAAATAAAAAGCTTTCAATCATCCTTCTTGACCTTTCCCAATTGGAGTCGTTATCTTAGACAAAATAGGTCATCAAGTGACATATGAAAAGATTTCAaaagataagataaaaaaaatatggaaaataagtGTGCTTAGCAATTATTATTGTGAACGTGCTATGCACTATCATTATTCTCATCCTAAACCTTTATAAATAGCCTTTCTTTTTCAGCATAAGAGATATCTTAAAGTTGAAatcaaaatcattttctttttattgtttgtttggtgttcttcattttattttcttcactATCCTTACAAAAATATTAAGTTCTTTATAGTTAATATgtctttttcatttaagtttgagttttttaagttttttatgttCTACATTTTTATGCTTAGGTGAAAGGGTAAAACTCTTAACAAATGCAAAGGTAAATTTTATACACTTCATTTGAGCTAAAATGAATTATCATATAATCATACTTGTAAAATAGgagtattttattataaaaaatagatgACACATAAATGTTTGGATAATTAACCTTGACTGTTTGTAGAcattaaaattggcataataaatatttgaacatttttataaattttaaagttatcaaGGGATTATAATGTCATATGTTATATATTTGGacttaacttaaataattaacttTCATATGGCACCATCCTTTGTTATGAATTCATATTTAGCACTTTTTTTATAGACATAACTTTGCTTATGCACTTATATGCTTAATTATTATACTTAAATTGTTGGACTAATTTATTGGAATCTCCATTACATGATAATTCTAATTGagtattaaaatttaaacttagtaTGACACCAAGAGTGGATCCTTTAACCCAAGCATTATTCCAGGAATAGTTAAAGATCAACTTAACATAAGAGTTTTCGTAAGCCCATGTAAGACCAAAAATTGATTGTATATCAAATAATATGCATGTTTTGCTTGCATTTAAATGTATAATGACATAAATTGAGCATATATTCAATTGTTGTTGCTCCAACAATGAGTAGAACACTCAGTAACTTAAACCGAACGATTGagtcgagtaaggggtgttacatgtgttgTCAAGTAAATTGGCTGATAGGCAATATTGATTGAAAGATTAGGGGATTGAAAAATGCTTCTATTTTCcatgtatttgttttctttttatgttttgtgTTTCTAGTTTCCTTGTTGAAAACTATGTTTAATCATGACTAACAATGGCTATAGGTGGACGAGTGACCAATTCAGATATGATGATTGGTCAAGTTTGGCCAATGGAGATTCGACAGCCAATAGGAGCTAACTAGCTCATAAATAAGTCAACACCAACCCCACCTAGTTAGCCAACCAAAATGTGAACTAGACGACTTGAGGTTTGACAGATTTTGTGCAAAATGATAGATAGGTTGTAGGTGTAAAATATTTGAATCGACTACCATTCATTTGTGTAATTGTGAAACATGATAGAAATCAAAatcattttccttttattttttttttgtgttcttcattttattttcttcactATCCTTTCAAAAATATTAAGTTCTTTATAGTTAATATgtctttttcatttaaatttggcttttttaagtttattatgtTCTTGTAAGTTTTTTATGCTGAGATGAAAGGGTGAAACTCTTAACAAACACGAAGGTAAATTTATACACTTCATTTGAgctaaaatgaattatcaaccactTGTTATAAGCATACTTGTACAATAGGAGTCTTGATTTATTATAAACAATAAATGACACAATGAATGTTTGGATAATTAGCCTTGACTTTTTGTAGAcattaaaattgacataataaatatttgaacatttttataaattttgaaattatccAGGGATTATAATGTCATATGTTATatttttggactgaacttaaacAATTAACTTTCATATGGCACCATCCTTTGTTATGAATTCATATTTGGCACTTTTTTTTATGGACATATCATTGTTTATACACCTATATGCTTAATTATTGGACTTAAATCGTTGGACTATTTGATTGGAATCTCCATTACGTGACAATTCTAATTGACTATTGAAATTTAAACTTAGTATGGCACCAAGAGTGGACCCTCTAAGCTCAACATTATTCTAGGAATAGTTAAAGATCGGGTTGACATAAAAATTTTTGTAAGGTCGTGTAAGACCCGAAATTGATTTTATATCATAACATATGCATGTTTTTCTTGTAATTAAatgtataaaaacataaattgagcATATATTCAATTGTTGTTGCTTCGACAATGAGTGCAACATTCAATAACTTTGACCTGGTGATCTGGttgggcaaggggtgttacatgtgtttTCAAGTCAATTGGTTACTAGGaaatattgattgaaatattagaggattcaaaaatgtttttattttccttgtattatgttttctttttatgttttgtcTTATGTTGCCTTGTTGAAAACTATGTTTAATCATGACTAACAAAGGTTATAAGTGCACGAGTGACCAATTCAAATATGACAATTTGTCATGTTTGGCCAACGGAGATTCAAAAGCTAGTAGGAGCTAACTAGCTCATACACGAGTCAGTGCCAACCCCACCTAGTCACCAACCAAAACGTGAACTAGAAGACTTGAGGTGTGAATGTGAAATATTCAAGGATGAGATAAGGCATTGTTTTTCTAGCCCAGAGCC
Protein-coding sequences here:
- the LOC107900091 gene encoding uncharacterized protein C2F7.02c; the protein is MFFLLVILCTIIVSDHHQIDTRNQEMTLKMEKKMQKKSIMRGSNYDYQHHRQLLPHNSEHLRKRSSILKRKYFSVISSIKKSIKKCHCRLIEFFSKLEGARRRGKGFVILHREEAVGCQTNLSPRLQLEFKDDVDLPNILALREENGTRLLPPLASYKTRTIVLDLDETLVHSCPDPPPKTYDFMIKPSIYGLRMNFYVLKRPGVDEFLEAISKKYEVVVFTAGLEPYASLLLDILDPKGLISHRLYRDSCKQLGQGRFIKDLSKIGRDLKQVVIVDDNPKSYTLQPANAIPIKRFEDDIKDRELKKLMVFFERNLDGFKDMRDAVKKYLDGNDRMRQPSSL